One genomic window of Psychrobacillus sp. INOP01 includes the following:
- a CDS encoding YitT family protein, producing the protein METNINRRQYKEPHPIVKNSKDYIYVIIGAAIIAIAFNVFLLPNQVASGGVSGISTILKGVFGWEPGLVQYAFNIPLFIAGLIFLGAKFGIKSLVGTLVLPAVVLVSANWEPWTMNPLLGALFGGISVGLGLGLVFRGGASTGGTDLAAQIITKYTGFSLGTSVLLLDGLIVLSAAVVFDIEKALYALIGLFVTTKTIDLVQLGFSQSKMIYIITNKQDEIRDAIYTEIDRGVTKLPAYGGYTNVERPILMVVAYQTEFTKLKHIIKTIDPAAFVIVSDAYEVLGEGFKRS; encoded by the coding sequence ATGGAAACTAATATTAATCGTAGACAATATAAAGAACCGCATCCCATAGTAAAAAACTCGAAAGATTATATTTATGTAATTATCGGTGCAGCCATTATTGCTATTGCATTTAACGTCTTTTTATTACCAAACCAAGTAGCTTCTGGTGGAGTTAGCGGAATTAGTACAATTTTAAAAGGAGTTTTTGGTTGGGAGCCAGGACTCGTGCAATATGCTTTTAATATTCCATTGTTTATAGCAGGACTTATCTTTTTAGGGGCGAAATTTGGTATTAAATCCTTAGTAGGTACATTAGTTCTACCAGCAGTAGTACTAGTATCTGCTAACTGGGAACCTTGGACGATGAATCCATTGCTTGGAGCTTTATTTGGCGGAATTTCTGTTGGTTTAGGCTTAGGTCTCGTTTTTAGAGGTGGCGCGTCCACAGGTGGAACCGATTTAGCTGCACAAATTATTACGAAGTATACAGGATTTTCACTTGGGACAAGCGTACTCTTGTTAGATGGATTGATAGTACTTAGCGCCGCGGTCGTTTTCGACATTGAGAAGGCTCTATATGCGCTAATCGGTTTATTTGTTACGACAAAAACGATTGATCTTGTTCAATTAGGATTTAGCCAATCCAAAATGATTTATATTATCACGAATAAACAAGATGAAATTAGAGATGCTATATATACCGAGATAGATCGCGGTGTAACAAAACTTCCAGCTTATGGTGGGTACACGAATGTAGAACGACCAATTTTAATGGTTGTGGCATATCAGACAGAGTTCACAAAGTTGAAACATATCATTAAAACTATTGACCCTGCTGCTTTTGTCATAGTTTCGGATGCCTATGAGGTACTGGGAGAAGGTTTCAAAAGATCATAA
- the cccB gene encoding cytochrome c551: MNKKLLALIFGAGLVLAACGGGDDNADKDTDTSTDSGTTTETTSVDAEKIVSAKCISCHGQNLEGQGNFPALNNVGSRLSQDEILNVIENGKGAMPPGIISGDDAQAVAEWLAAKK; encoded by the coding sequence ATGAACAAAAAACTATTAGCTTTAATATTTGGAGCAGGGCTAGTACTAGCTGCATGTGGTGGCGGTGATGATAATGCCGATAAAGATACGGATACATCAACTGACTCTGGTACTACCACTGAAACAACCTCAGTGGATGCAGAAAAAATCGTTAGTGCAAAATGTATTAGCTGTCATGGTCAAAATTTAGAGGGGCAAGGTAACTTCCCAGCTCTAAACAACGTAGGCTCACGCTTATCACAAGATGAAATTTTAAATGTTATTGAAAACGGTAAAGGCGCAATGCCTCCAGGAATTATTTCTGGTGATGACGCTCAAGCGGTAGCTGAGTGGTTAGCAGCTAAGAAATAA
- the ftsE gene encoding cell division ATP-binding protein FtsE produces MIEMINVYKKYPNGIVAANGIDVKIEQGDFVYVVGPSGAGKSTFIKMMYREERPTTGDILINGVNLATLKNNKVPYLRRQIGVVFQDFKLLPRLNVYENVAFALEVIEETPKVIRKKVMDVLELVGLKHKARMFPTELSGGEQQRVSIARSIVNTPKLVIADEPTGNLDPETSWEIMNIFEEINARGTTIIMATHNREIVNTIRHRVIAVEGGLITRDEYGGEYGYEG; encoded by the coding sequence ATGATAGAAATGATAAATGTCTACAAAAAATATCCAAACGGTATTGTTGCCGCAAACGGTATTGATGTAAAGATTGAACAAGGTGATTTTGTCTATGTAGTAGGACCAAGTGGAGCAGGGAAGTCAACGTTCATCAAAATGATGTATCGAGAAGAACGTCCAACCACTGGAGATATTTTGATAAATGGTGTCAATTTAGCAACTCTCAAAAACAATAAAGTACCATATTTAAGACGCCAAATCGGTGTAGTATTCCAAGACTTTAAATTGTTACCACGTTTGAATGTATATGAAAATGTGGCGTTTGCATTAGAAGTTATAGAAGAAACACCTAAAGTAATACGAAAAAAAGTAATGGATGTATTAGAGCTAGTTGGACTGAAACACAAAGCAAGAATGTTCCCAACCGAACTTTCAGGGGGAGAACAGCAACGTGTGTCTATTGCTAGGTCCATCGTGAATACACCAAAGCTTGTTATTGCGGATGAACCTACGGGAAACTTGGATCCAGAAACTTCATGGGAAATTATGAATATATTCGAAGAAATCAATGCTCGAGGAACAACTATTATAATGGCAACTCATAATAGAGAAATTGTTAATACTATTAGACACCGTGTTATAGCAGTTGAGGGTGGATTAATCACTCGAGACGAATACGGAGGAGAATACGGTTATGAAGGGTAG
- the ftsX gene encoding permease-like cell division protein FtsX, with protein sequence MKGRTLGRHFRESIKSISRNGWMTFASVSAVTVTLLLVGVFVMIMMNLNKVADDLEKDVEIKVYVELTSDEASITKLEQEIKETKGVEEVKYSPKGDELNKLVVDFGEDLRLFEQQNPLHNVFYAKATNPQETEAVAEKLDRLDNTFEVKYGEGKIEKLFSFLNTGRNVGLVLILALLFTAMFLISNTIRITIVARRRDIEIMKLVGATNWFIRIPFILEGMWLGILGAIVPITLVTVLYYNIYNLLAPKLEQGKLFELLEFSPFIYQVNGLILLMGILIGVWGSFMSVRKFLRV encoded by the coding sequence ATGAAGGGTAGAACATTAGGTAGACACTTCAGAGAAAGTATAAAGAGCATCAGTCGTAATGGATGGATGACATTTGCTTCGGTAAGTGCAGTAACAGTTACATTGTTACTTGTCGGAGTGTTCGTTATGATCATGATGAACTTGAATAAGGTAGCAGATGACTTGGAAAAAGACGTAGAGATTAAAGTCTATGTCGAGTTAACATCAGATGAAGCTTCTATAACAAAACTAGAACAAGAGATTAAAGAAACAAAAGGAGTAGAAGAAGTTAAATATTCTCCAAAAGGAGACGAGTTAAATAAATTAGTAGTTGATTTTGGAGAAGATTTACGATTATTTGAACAACAGAATCCATTACATAATGTATTTTATGCTAAAGCTACCAATCCTCAAGAAACTGAAGCAGTAGCTGAGAAATTAGATCGTCTCGATAATACGTTTGAAGTAAAGTATGGAGAAGGTAAAATAGAAAAGCTATTCTCGTTCTTGAATACCGGTAGAAATGTTGGACTAGTATTGATTTTGGCGTTGTTATTTACGGCAATGTTCCTTATCTCTAACACGATTCGTATTACAATTGTTGCAAGAAGAAGAGATATTGAAATTATGAAGCTAGTCGGAGCAACGAATTGGTTTATTCGTATTCCATTCATCTTAGAAGGTATGTGGCTTGGAATTTTAGGTGCCATCGTTCCTATAACGTTAGTAACAGTACTCTACTATAATATCTATAATTTGCTAGCTCCAAAGCTAGAACAAGGAAAATTATTTGAACTACTTGAGTTCTCACCATTTATATATCAAGTAAACGGCTTGATCTTATTAATGGGGATACTTATAGGCGTTTGGGGAAGTTTCATGTCAGTTCGCAAATTTCTACGTGTGTAG
- a CDS encoding murein hydrolase activator EnvC produces MRKQSKWMLRIMAIATTGALLITTPSAFANTLDDLKNEQKQLEQKKNTIDSTIKETKGKIDQNVSKIDQIMAQIKELDTKIINTEAQISEVLNQIKLTTTEIEKLRASINELERKIEERDELLKERIRAVQVSGGSVSYLDVLLGANSFIDFIDRFSAVNTLMEADRTILKEQADDKEKLEEQQASLEKKLQQQEDSKDELVSLKASLDTQKASKGNLVDQLEVEQAKLINQKEVLETEYDEILNLSQETQNKIVAEQKRLAEVARKAAEEKKRKEEEERKRQQAASGGSSSSIPNVSAGSWTKPASGRFTSGYGSRTHPIHGVVKTHYGIDIANSTGTPVLSAADGVISYAAPLSTYGNVIMVTHSIDGQIFTSLYAHLSSIKVSVGQVVSKGQIIGAIGTTGNSTGPHLHFEIHVGNWEGMAKNSVNPLRYISL; encoded by the coding sequence TTGAGAAAACAGTCTAAATGGATGCTACGAATTATGGCGATAGCTACTACAGGAGCACTTTTAATAACGACTCCAAGTGCTTTTGCGAATACCTTAGATGATTTAAAAAACGAACAAAAACAATTAGAGCAAAAGAAAAACACTATTGACTCAACTATTAAAGAAACAAAAGGTAAGATTGATCAAAATGTATCAAAAATTGATCAAATTATGGCGCAAATTAAAGAGTTAGATACTAAAATTATTAACACTGAAGCACAGATTTCTGAAGTGTTAAATCAAATAAAATTAACAACAACTGAAATTGAAAAGTTACGTGCTTCTATAAACGAGCTTGAGAGAAAAATTGAAGAACGTGATGAACTATTAAAAGAACGTATTCGTGCGGTTCAAGTAAGTGGAGGTTCTGTTAGTTACTTAGATGTATTATTAGGGGCAAATAGCTTCATCGATTTCATCGACCGCTTTTCTGCTGTTAATACATTGATGGAGGCAGACCGTACCATCTTAAAAGAACAAGCAGATGATAAAGAAAAATTAGAAGAGCAACAGGCTAGCCTAGAGAAAAAACTACAACAGCAGGAAGATAGTAAAGATGAGCTTGTTAGTTTAAAAGCATCTTTAGATACTCAAAAGGCATCAAAAGGTAATTTAGTGGATCAGTTAGAAGTAGAACAAGCAAAATTGATCAATCAAAAAGAAGTATTAGAAACGGAATATGACGAAATTCTAAACTTAAGTCAAGAAACGCAAAATAAAATTGTTGCTGAACAAAAAAGATTAGCCGAAGTTGCTAGAAAAGCAGCAGAAGAAAAGAAACGTAAAGAAGAGGAAGAAAGAAAACGTCAGCAAGCAGCGAGTGGTGGTTCTTCTTCATCCATTCCAAATGTTTCTGCTGGTTCTTGGACAAAACCCGCCTCTGGACGATTCACTTCTGGATACGGTAGTAGAACTCATCCGATTCATGGGGTAGTAAAAACCCATTATGGTATTGATATAGCTAATAGTACTGGTACACCAGTATTATCTGCTGCCGATGGTGTAATTTCTTATGCTGCTCCGCTTAGCACATACGGAAATGTTATCATGGTGACACATTCCATTGATGGTCAAATCTTCACTTCTTTATATGCGCATCTAAGCAGTATTAAAGTAAGTGTTGGACAAGTTGTATCGAAAGGGCAGATTATCGGTGCCATTGGTACTACTGGTAATTCGACTGGACCTCATTTACATTTTGAGATACATGTTGGAAACTGGGAAGGTATGGCCAAAAACTCTGTTAACCCATTGAGATATATTTCCCTATAA
- a CDS encoding redoxin domain-containing protein: protein MKKKIIGLLVIAALVAIATISFVRDNIDEQEAFAGEQMGTDLANNPANEGLGQGNTAPNFTLTTLEGEEVTLADYKGKKVVLNFWATWCPPCKAEMPHMQNYYEDMAEKENVEILAVNLTSTDVGLDKVKAFQEDYALSFPIPLDEEGIVGETYQAITIPTTYMIDTTGTIQNKIVGPMDEQMLTDYISNLK from the coding sequence ATGAAGAAAAAAATTATTGGGCTGTTAGTTATAGCTGCATTAGTAGCAATCGCAACAATATCCTTTGTAAGAGATAATATTGATGAGCAAGAAGCATTTGCAGGTGAGCAAATGGGTACAGATCTTGCGAACAATCCTGCGAATGAAGGTTTAGGTCAAGGAAATACCGCACCTAACTTTACACTAACTACTTTAGAAGGTGAGGAAGTCACACTCGCTGATTATAAAGGAAAGAAAGTAGTGTTAAATTTCTGGGCAACCTGGTGTCCTCCTTGTAAGGCAGAGATGCCACACATGCAAAACTATTACGAAGATATGGCAGAAAAAGAAAATGTAGAAATTCTAGCTGTCAATTTGACAAGTACTGATGTTGGACTGGACAAAGTGAAAGCGTTTCAAGAAGATTATGCCCTTAGTTTTCCTATTCCTTTAGATGAGGAAGGGATTGTTGGGGAGACCTATCAGGCGATTACGATACCTACTACTTATATGATAGATACGACAGGAACTATTCAAAATAAGATTGTTGGACCGATGGATGAGCAAATGTTAACAGACTATATTAGTAATTTAAAATAA
- a CDS encoding S41 family peptidase, with protein MRKSRFFLYGLLVVVILGIGYLWLMKPSATEQKNVSNSQVIDEAFQLIKKEAVFSKNENLLVEGAIRGMADALEDPHSTYLTKEEAANQEASLAEERVGIGAEIMLSAGKFVVVAPLKDSPAFKAGLKSQDEIVRVNEERVEGKSMTELIQLLSGKKGSSLKMTVYRSSENRHVELHMKRDTIAMHTVSSDVYEVEDYSIGIVNITLFGEKTGEEWEKQTKALVERGIDGLLIDVRGNPGGYLYSVSTIIGTLLPNGSTFAYMQDAKGVLEMLNTEKQDNQYLNKLPVVLLQNGGSASASEVLAGALKDNKRAMIVGETSFGKGTVQETHPLQNGGKLKISTHKWLTPKQEWIHHKGIQADLQVEPDELYTMDIKYYQGNFRVGDFGEEIKYVQQVLGALGYNISRQDGYFDEDTEDAVEKYRQERSLDEFNEIDDALFQSLTKTILDYKTSRENDKQFQMGISYLLHDMK; from the coding sequence TTGCGCAAAAGTCGGTTTTTTCTTTATGGATTGTTGGTTGTTGTTATTTTAGGTATCGGGTATCTGTGGTTGATGAAGCCTTCAGCGACAGAACAAAAAAATGTAAGCAATAGTCAAGTAATTGATGAAGCGTTTCAATTGATAAAAAAAGAGGCAGTGTTCTCTAAAAATGAAAATCTGCTCGTTGAAGGTGCAATTCGTGGGATGGCAGATGCATTAGAGGATCCACATAGTACGTATTTAACAAAGGAAGAAGCAGCGAACCAAGAGGCATCACTTGCGGAAGAAAGGGTTGGAATTGGGGCGGAGATTATGCTGTCCGCGGGGAAATTCGTCGTGGTGGCACCTTTAAAGGATTCACCCGCCTTTAAAGCAGGCTTAAAATCTCAGGATGAAATTGTTCGAGTGAACGAAGAAAGAGTAGAAGGCAAGTCTATGACGGAGTTAATACAGCTGTTAAGTGGTAAAAAAGGATCTAGTCTAAAAATGACTGTGTATCGATCTAGTGAAAATCGCCATGTCGAATTACATATGAAACGTGACACGATTGCGATGCATACGGTTTCTAGTGATGTTTATGAAGTAGAAGACTATTCTATCGGTATTGTGAATATCACATTATTTGGTGAGAAGACTGGGGAAGAGTGGGAGAAACAAACGAAAGCCCTGGTGGAACGAGGAATAGATGGACTTTTAATTGATGTAAGAGGAAATCCAGGCGGGTACTTATATAGTGTTTCTACTATTATTGGGACTTTATTGCCAAATGGCTCCACTTTCGCTTATATGCAAGATGCAAAAGGTGTGTTGGAAATGCTCAATACCGAAAAGCAAGACAACCAGTATTTAAACAAGCTTCCTGTTGTGCTGTTACAAAATGGTGGTAGTGCTTCTGCGAGTGAAGTACTAGCTGGAGCTCTAAAGGATAACAAGCGTGCGATGATTGTCGGAGAAACGAGTTTTGGTAAGGGGACTGTTCAGGAAACACATCCACTGCAGAATGGAGGAAAGCTTAAAATCTCTACTCATAAATGGCTCACTCCAAAACAAGAGTGGATACATCATAAAGGAATCCAAGCAGATTTACAGGTTGAACCTGATGAATTATATACAATGGACATAAAATATTATCAAGGTAATTTTCGTGTTGGTGACTTTGGGGAAGAGATAAAGTATGTTCAACAAGTTTTAGGAGCACTTGGTTATAATATAAGTCGTCAAGATGGATACTTTGATGAAGATACGGAAGATGCTGTTGAAAAATATCGACAAGAGAGAAGCTTAGACGAATTTAATGAGATAGATGATGCACTCTTTCAGTCATTAACTAAAACTATTCTCGACTATAAAACTAGTAGAGAAAACGATAAACAGTTCCAAATGGGAATAAGTTATTTACTTCATGATATGAAATAA
- a CDS encoding PDZ domain-containing protein, with the protein MVQEILIELVKGIGRFFLHPAVYITLLFSILIGYVRVKRERRQFRTRLLWGWTETKRFLLDGIVWALILSVISVAIGLVIPNSWLWIYSMWMILFVLLFTYQFGSAVYTIALATITIYAMSTFSWSFDVFSWTVSGLDIMQNGIVPIAIIAGLLLIVEGVLIQKHGATQASPKLVTTARGMEAIVYHVKRLWLLPILLIIPGDIIPTYLPYWPQFSLGETTFSLVLFPFVIGFQQKSQHSLPIHFFTGYGKIVWQLGIVITLIAAIGYFEPLVSAIALLIGVIARLLITIIKYQQEKTGNYAVSPQSNGVMIAGVLSGSPAEKMGLLIGERIVKVNGQKVENEQELYEAVQINAAHCRLEVLDSNGELRLRQHILFRHDHYRLGLILVR; encoded by the coding sequence ATGGTGCAAGAAATATTAATCGAATTGGTTAAAGGAATTGGACGTTTTTTCCTTCATCCAGCAGTATATATTACGCTTCTCTTCTCGATATTGATCGGATATGTTCGAGTGAAAAGAGAAAGAAGGCAATTTCGCACAAGATTATTGTGGGGATGGACCGAAACCAAGAGATTCTTGCTAGATGGTATAGTTTGGGCACTTATTTTATCTGTTATCAGTGTAGCTATCGGATTAGTTATTCCTAATTCTTGGCTATGGATATATAGCATGTGGATGATATTATTTGTACTATTATTTACGTACCAGTTTGGTTCTGCAGTTTATACAATTGCATTAGCTACGATAACAATCTATGCCATGTCTACATTTAGCTGGTCATTTGACGTATTTTCGTGGACTGTGTCTGGACTGGATATTATGCAGAATGGAATTGTTCCAATAGCTATAATAGCCGGACTTTTGCTTATCGTAGAAGGCGTACTTATTCAAAAACATGGTGCTACACAAGCCTCTCCAAAACTAGTGACAACTGCTAGAGGTATGGAAGCGATTGTTTATCATGTAAAAAGGCTATGGTTATTACCTATATTACTTATAATTCCAGGGGATATAATTCCGACGTATTTACCGTATTGGCCACAGTTTTCGCTTGGAGAAACTACCTTTTCTTTGGTTTTATTTCCATTTGTAATTGGCTTTCAACAAAAATCTCAACATTCTCTACCTATTCATTTTTTTACTGGATACGGAAAAATTGTTTGGCAATTAGGGATTGTTATTACACTAATTGCGGCGATCGGCTATTTTGAGCCACTAGTTAGTGCAATTGCTCTACTAATTGGTGTAATTGCAAGATTGCTTATTACGATTATAAAATACCAACAAGAAAAAACAGGAAATTATGCTGTCTCACCACAATCGAATGGTGTCATGATTGCTGGTGTTCTGTCCGGTTCTCCAGCAGAGAAAATGGGTCTTTTAATAGGAGAGCGTATTGTAAAAGTGAACGGCCAGAAAGTTGAAAACGAACAGGAATTATATGAAGCGGTCCAAATAAATGCTGCTCATTGTCGGCTAGAAGTGTTGGATTCAAATGGAGAATTACGTCTTCGTCAGCACATATTATTTAGACATGATCATTATCGACTTGGTCTAATCTTAGTTAGATAG
- a CDS encoding CsbA family protein, which translates to MESLSLTTQIILAIFAPASLVVLFTRITFNHYVALILTVALFAASVYAGYTHRWWIYMIDAASLTLGFWYSTHMKTSNNKKNPPL; encoded by the coding sequence ATGGAATCACTATCACTCACAACTCAAATAATATTGGCTATCTTTGCTCCTGCATCACTCGTCGTATTATTTACACGTATCACATTCAATCATTATGTTGCGTTAATATTGACAGTCGCATTATTTGCCGCATCGGTCTACGCAGGTTACACACATCGATGGTGGATTTATATGATCGACGCTGCATCACTTACACTCGGTTTTTGGTATAGTACCCATATGAAAACTAGTAATAATAAAAAAAATCCGCCTCTTTAA
- a CDS encoding AzlD domain-containing protein, which yields MGMWYWWTLLGMALVTYIPRAFPLTFLEGKELPPVVSGVLRNIPFAVLGALIFPAILYVQQDNLLFGLIGTVVAFSLAFLFSNVMVVVLGTIGVLAVYSLIF from the coding sequence ATGGGTATGTGGTATTGGTGGACACTACTTGGAATGGCTCTTGTTACTTATATTCCAAGGGCATTTCCTCTCACCTTTTTAGAGGGAAAAGAATTGCCTCCAGTCGTGTCAGGTGTATTACGCAATATTCCTTTTGCAGTCTTGGGCGCTTTAATCTTCCCAGCTATTTTATATGTACAACAGGATAATCTTCTATTTGGTTTAATAGGAACGGTTGTTGCATTTAGCTTAGCTTTCCTATTTTCAAATGTGATGGTTGTAGTTCTTGGTACAATTGGAGTTTTAGCTGTATATAGTTTGATATTTTAA
- a CDS encoding AzlC family ABC transporter permease: MNNNSFFSGLKAGISIAIGYFPVALTFGLLAKTTGLSIWEATAMSIFVYAGAAQYMSLTLISKGVDPILIVLNTFVVNIRHFLMTAALNEKMQSEKRWIKGIYAFGITDESFSVLATQKEKKIATPFAFGVALIAYSSWVVFTAVGHVIGANLPAFLQAAMSIALYAMFVGLLVPSMRGNRKVVMLALVAAMINGFFYWTQLLSTGWSILVATVASSIFIEIIYAKRGKNLPKGA, from the coding sequence GTGAATAATAATTCATTTTTTTCAGGATTGAAAGCTGGAATCAGTATTGCTATCGGTTACTTTCCAGTTGCCCTGACATTTGGCTTGCTTGCTAAAACGACTGGTCTTTCGATTTGGGAGGCCACAGCTATGAGTATTTTCGTTTATGCAGGAGCAGCTCAATATATGTCCCTCACACTCATTTCAAAAGGTGTTGACCCTATTTTAATCGTTTTAAATACGTTTGTCGTTAATATTCGTCACTTCTTAATGACGGCTGCACTTAACGAAAAGATGCAAAGTGAAAAAAGATGGATCAAAGGGATTTATGCTTTTGGGATCACAGATGAGAGTTTTTCTGTACTAGCTACCCAAAAAGAAAAAAAAATAGCTACACCTTTTGCTTTTGGCGTAGCCTTAATAGCTTATAGCAGCTGGGTTGTTTTTACTGCAGTTGGTCATGTCATTGGCGCAAATCTTCCGGCATTTTTACAAGCAGCGATGTCCATTGCTTTGTATGCAATGTTTGTTGGACTGTTAGTACCTTCTATGCGTGGAAATAGAAAGGTAGTGATGCTAGCACTTGTGGCAGCTATGATTAATGGGTTCTTTTATTGGACTCAGCTGTTGTCCACGGGCTGGTCCATTTTAGTCGCAACCGTGGCTTCTTCTATTTTTATCGAAATAATTTATGCAAAACGCGGGAAAAATTTACCGAAAGGGGCATAA
- a CDS encoding TVP38/TMEM64 family protein: MPEWFSIETLTNLTHDYRALGPLIGILLPFLEAFLPFLPLVVFIVANVNAYGLLIGFLISWIGSVAGSYAVFLVIRKYGRARALGFITRHVKIQKLIKWVERNGFGPLFLLVCFPFTPSALVNIVAGLSDMKKNTYFWTLALGKLIMIFVVSFIGSDIKALITQPIRTAIVVLLIAILWFVGKAIERRINEKVEADFRLISSDRKNKRGERLE; the protein is encoded by the coding sequence ATGCCTGAATGGTTTTCAATAGAAACATTAACAAATTTAACACATGATTATCGAGCACTTGGACCACTAATTGGAATCCTATTGCCCTTTTTGGAGGCATTTCTCCCATTTTTGCCATTAGTTGTTTTTATCGTAGCCAACGTCAATGCATATGGCTTGCTGATTGGTTTTCTTATATCCTGGATAGGTTCGGTTGCCGGTTCCTATGCTGTATTCTTAGTGATTCGAAAATATGGACGAGCTCGTGCATTAGGTTTTATTACAAGGCATGTGAAAATTCAAAAACTTATAAAATGGGTAGAGAGAAATGGGTTTGGACCTCTTTTTTTACTCGTTTGTTTCCCATTTACACCTTCTGCTTTAGTCAATATTGTTGCAGGTCTTTCGGATATGAAGAAAAACACTTATTTCTGGACGCTAGCATTAGGAAAGCTCATTATGATTTTCGTTGTTAGCTTCATCGGATCTGACATTAAAGCATTAATCACTCAACCGATTAGAACTGCTATTGTCGTTTTACTAATTGCTATTCTATGGTTTGTAGGTAAAGCAATTGAAAGAAGGATAAATGAAAAAGTAGAAGCAGATTTTAGATTGATCAGCAGCGATAGAAAAAACAAAAGAGGAGAAAGACTTGAATAG
- the lepB gene encoding signal peptidase I, whose protein sequence is MALVIGILIVMFVRMFLVTNYEVVGQSMMPTLHNKDKVIVNKLSKIDRMDIVIFHGDQREDYVKRVIGLPGDKISYENDELFINNKKVEEPYLQSFSAYENPNDNFTGDFELEELTGSKQVPPDKLFVLGDNRISSMDSRYFHFVDTKEIVGEVQVRYWPIRQATTEFYSE, encoded by the coding sequence ATGGCATTAGTAATTGGTATTTTAATCGTGATGTTCGTCAGAATGTTCCTTGTGACAAATTATGAAGTAGTGGGACAGTCAATGATGCCAACATTGCATAACAAAGATAAGGTGATTGTTAATAAGCTTTCTAAAATTGATCGGATGGACATAGTGATTTTCCATGGAGATCAGCGTGAAGATTATGTGAAACGTGTAATTGGTCTACCAGGTGATAAGATTAGCTATGAGAACGATGAGTTATTTATTAATAATAAGAAAGTAGAAGAGCCTTATCTACAATCTTTTAGTGCATACGAAAATCCAAATGATAACTTCACTGGAGATTTTGAATTGGAAGAACTGACCGGAAGTAAACAGGTTCCACCAGATAAGTTGTTTGTTTTAGGAGATAATCGTATTTCCAGTATGGATAGTAGATATTTTCACTTTGTAGATACGAAAGAAATTGTTGGTGAGGTGCAGGTGCGCTACTGGCCCATCAGGCAGGCAACAACCGAATTCTATTCCGAATAA